In Leptolyngbya sp. NIES-2104, the genomic window CACAAACTCACCGCCGTGATAAATCCGCTGATGGCTGTCATCGTTTCTTGCCATTGCCACTGGATATCCGAAACCCCACCCGCAACGGCGACGATCGCTTCGCCCAACACAATGATCACAAACAGCCCAAACCGTTCATCCATGTGTGATACCTGTACCGGAACGGATCGAATCGTGGCGTAGGTGATCGGACCATTGCTAATCTCAATCAAGAGTGCGATTCCCCAAAGCACAAACCGCACTGGAGGCGGAACAACGATCGACACCATCCAAAACAAGAGCGCGATCGTAAAACTGAGTGTATATCTTCCCGTGAGTTCTCGCGCTTCAGGCACAAGCCGCCACGCCTGAAAATACAAGCCGACAATCACTAACCGCAATCCCGCGTATACCCCAGCAAATCGGGCTGAGCCTTCCTGTAATGCTTCTGGAATCGTTAGCGCCAGCACGATCATGCCAAACATAATACCGAGCATCACCAAGCGGTAAACGCCTTGCTCAACATCAAATTGGTCAGCGTAGTAGCTAAAATCAATCCACAGCCACCAGATCGGAATGAACAGAGCAGCAAATGTGCCAATTCCGCCCCAATCAAGATGAGCATGGAGAAAATGTGCAAGTTCTGCGATCGCCACTACAAACACGAGATCAAAGAATAGCTCTAACCAGGAAGCGTGACGCTCATCGGAGCGATTTTCTCGGCTAATCAGTTTCAGCGTATGCGAGGATGAGCGATTCATCGGAAATCTCCGAGAAACCCTGCCGTTCTAGGGCAGGGAGGGATAGGAGCGTCAATCAAGCGGTTCAATGCCGCGCTGATTGGCAATCTCACACAAACGAAGTGAGAATGTGGCGTATGGAACAAGCCTTCAAGTACCGCTTCTATCCCACGCCTGAACAGGAATCGCTCCTGCGTCGCACGTTGGGCTGTGTCAGGCTGGTTTACAATCGCGCTTTGAATGCGCGAACTGAGGCTTGGTATGAACGACAAGAAACCATCGACTACGTTAAAACCTCTGCGTTGTTGACCGGGTGGAAACAGCAAGAAGACCTCCAGTTTTTGAATGAAGTGAGTTGTGTGCCGTTGCAGCAAGGATTGCGACATCTGCAAAAAGCGTTCTCCAACTTCTTTGCAGGACGCACCAAGTACCCGAACTTCAAAAAGAAGCGGAATGGTGGATCTGCCGAGTTCACCAAGTCTGCGTTCAAGTGGAAAGATGGAAAAGTAGTTTTGGCAAAATGTGCTGAACCCCTGTCGATTCGCTGGAGCCGTCAACTTCCTCAAGGGTGCGAACCCTCGACGATCACCGTCGGTTTGAGTCCAAGTGGACGCTGGCACATTTCGGTGTTGGTGGACAATCCGAGTATCAAACCGCTTCCAGCCGTTCAGAAGTCGGTGGGGTTGGATCTTGGCATCACCAGTCTGATTGCGACCAGTGATGACGAAAAGATTGCAAATCCGAAACCATTTGAGCGACTGAGAAAGAAGCTCAAACGAGTTCAAAAAGCACTGAGTCGCAAGCAAAAAGGCTCGAATAATCGAGACAAGGCAAGAATCCAAGTCGCACGGATTCTTGCCAAGATTGCGGACTCGCGCAAAGATTTTCTCCATAAACTGACCACTCAACTGATTCGTGAAAATCAAACGATTGCAGTCGAGGATTTGGCAGTGAAAAACATGGTGAAAAACCCCAAACTGGCGCGGCAGATTGCCGATGCTGCATGGGGTGAGTTGGTACGTCAACTGAGCTACAAAGCCAAGTGGTACGGTCGAACCTTGGTGAAGATAGACCGCTGGTTTCCCAGTTCCAAACGCTGTGGAAACTGCGGTCACATTGTTGCATCGTTGCCGTTGAACGTCCGGGAGTGGGATTGTCCCACCTGTGGGGCACACCACGACCGGGACACTAACGCGGCACGAAACATCTTGGCGGTGGGACACACCGTTGCAGTCTGTGGAGCGAACGTAAGACCTGATAGCCATGAGGTTAAAGGGCAGTTGCGAAAAACCAGCAATGGAAAGAAGCAGAAACCTAAGTCGTGAGTCTTAGGAATCACCGTGGTTTAGCCCGGTGAGGATGTCAACAACATTCTCCCGACGCTCTGAAGTTTAGTTTAACTGCCTCGCATATCTTGAGGGATAAAAGTACGATCGCTGGGAATGGGTGCCACCGATTCAGTTAACGTAAACGCTCCGGATTCAATCCAGTTTTTCAACTCTAAAGCCACTTGGCGCGATAGATAAATGCTGGCAAGTGGCGCGACTCGGACGGATTTTCCGTCGATCGTCAATCGTCCCGATTTCAACTGTGCATAACTCACCAATCCGAAGGTTGGACGAACCCGACGCGGAATCGAAAAATCAACGATCGGAGCCACCAAATCTTTATCCCGAACGGCACAATGGGCGATTACTTCTTCACTCAGCACAGGTAACGGAATTCCTACACCGAGCATCAACGAAGAGCCATACCCGCGAAAATAACAACCTCTCACCCATTTCGCGTCCATCTGTTTTGCATCTCCAATCAGTGCCAGCGTGGAAGCAGGACCGATCGGCGTTCGATTCGGTAAACGCTTCTGAAGTGGGAAATGCTGCGTTCCTTCCCAAGCAATGTATCCGATTCCACCACCAAGAAAGATTCTTGAACCGATCCCGATTAATTGCAGATCGGGGTCATTCAACAACGGTGAAATGGCTCCTGGATTTGAGAAAACAGCGTTTCCCAATTGGGGCTGAAGTGCACCTAAGTAAGTGAAAAGGGGTCGATCGCCACCATTCACTCCAACAATAAAGTTCTGATACAGATTACGTGGATTGAACAGATAGAACTGATTAATCGTGTCGCGGGAAATTGTCGTTTCAAACGACGATCGCGGATAACAATCCGTCACTTGCCCGATCGCTCTTAAACTCACCGATTTTCCAGCAATCAAATCCTCGATCACATGACCGCCGCCCCTTTGCCGCTGTCGCACCTCTGGAGATTCTCGATCGTCATTATCGAGCGGTTCTCCTCCGGTCGGATATTCCACCAACTGCGACGCACCCAAATACAAATCGACCGCTCCAAATCCCGCATAAGTAGGCACCCCATCAAGCCAACACTGTCGAATTTTGATCGGCGGATCAGTCTGTCCCAGATTCAGAATTGCGCCTGAAGCCTCCATCGGCTCGAAGGTTCCGGTCGTCACCACATCGACAATTTTCGCTGTTTCTGCGACTCCCATTTCTGCGACTTGGGCTTTCACTTCTTCCACGGTTCGCACGATCGCTTGACCACGCTCGATTTTTTGATTAATTTCGGCAAGAGTTCGCATACTGTTGAAAGAGTTGGGGCACTTGAATTTATGCAGAATACGCGGCTAAGTACGATCGTGGATACGACCGCAGGACAACTAAATCAGTTTTTTCGCAATCCTTGGCGGCGAACCTCTTTGCTCATTATCGGGTTACTGTTGGGCTTTTTCTTAGGCAGTGCGATTTCAACTAGCGCGGGTCAGAAAGCAGAACTCGATATCGTTCAGGCGTTTGTGCTTTTGTTGGCGACCGAAGTGGTAAGTCGATTCACATACGGGGGAAGTTCGCGGTTTCGACGAATGCTGATTGCAGAATTTCTCAATGCGCTCAAACTCGGACTGATTTACAGCTTGTTTCTCGAAGCGTTCAAACTCGGAAGTTAACGATCTCGATTCTCTCATGGGGGGAGAAGCGCGATCGCAGACAACCGCTAAAATAACGGTTGGATGAATTCTTTATGAGAACACGCAATCAAAGACTCTGGAGAGACTAATGACAGAAATTAATTGTGCTGAAATGTGTCAAAACGGCTGTGTTTTGGGCGACAAATGTCCGAATCGTGAATACACCGAACAAGCCAGCCAATTTATCAGCGATACACCGCTCGATCAAATGTTGGCAATCGCGGAAGAAGCCGTGCGGAAAAAGGCGCTAGAACGAATGTCTACACCGACTCAGTGGATTTTGCCGGAAGATTAGAGCCTTGATTAGAGCTTTTTCACTCCGTTGCTCACCCGCCCCGGAATGGAATTCGGGGCTAATCGAACGAAGTCCACTGAAGGGGACTAAAAGCCAAGTGGAGTATCCCCAGTCCGTTTCAACGGACTTCGCACTGTTAGCCCCGAATTCTATTCTAGGGCGGACGCGAACGAAGCGAGAAATTTCAACACGCCCTAAACCGGAAGATCTTTACGAGGATTAAAGGTTTCAGCTTGCCGCAATTTCTCGTAAAGTTCACGTTCTTGTTCGCTCAACTCTTTCGGAATCGCGATCGTCAATTCAACAATCTGATCGCCCCGATCACCATTCACATCGGGATAGCCTTTATTTGCCAGTCGTAATCGCTGTCCCGATCGTACTCCCGCTGGAACCACCATTTTCACTAATCCATCGAGCGTTGGCACTTCAACAGGCGCACCCAAAACCGCTTCACTTGGCGTAATTGGCAATTTGCAGCTAATATCTGAGCCTTCTAACCTGAAAAACGGATGCGGCGACACTTCGATGTTGAGATACAAATCGCCACCGTTGACCCCTTGTTCTCTTAATCGAACTTTTTGCCCGCTCACCATGTGGGGCGGCATATCGACTTCCAGCGATCGACCATCTTCGAGCCGAATTCGCTCCCGCCCACCTGAATACGCTTTTTCCAGCGGAACCGTTAATCGTGCCTCTGCATCCCGTTTCTGTTTGGGAGGTTTCACCGTGTAGCTCTCTTTCGAGGTGCCTGGACGAAATGGATCGGGTTCTTGCCGAGGAGGAGGGGGCGCTGCCGTGCGAACGGTTCGAGTCGTTTGAGTACGTCGGGGAACTGGATCGAATTCGGGTTCTGGTGCAGGAGTCCGCCGACTCAGGATCTCATCATAGAAATCGTTGAACGTTCTGAACTTGCCAAACTTTTCTTTATCGTTTCGTCCGCCCCGTCCGAAACCGGGCTGTTTCCAGAATCCTCCTAATTGGTCGTACTCGGCTCTTTTCACTGAATCAGACAGCACTCCGTAAGCTTCTCCGATCGCTTTAAATTTGTCTTCTGCTGCTTTATTTCCGGGGTTGAGATCCGGGTGATATTGCCGCGCCAATCGTCGATACGATCGCTTAATTTCATCAGCCGACGCATCATTCGCAACGCCCAAAATCTCGTAATAATTGCGGAAACTTTGCATAGGAAAACAGCACTAGAAAGGAAGGGAGGAAGGCTAGGGACTAGAGTGTAGCACTGTTTGAGAGATTCGGAGCAACTCTCTTTGTCCCTAATTTTCTACAGCCAATCGTCTTCATCATCCCAATTGTCTTGTTGATAGTTGGGACGAGACGGACGTTTACGAGGCGTATCATCTCGGCTGGATCGATCGTTGTAATAGTCGGCATCGTAATCCGAGCGACTCCGAGGCGGCGCATCATAATTGTCGCGACGGGGCGGAATAGAATCGTCGTTGCCACGAGGCGATCGATCTTGGCGAGGTGTGCCGTAATCGTAGTATTCGGAGTTCTGAGAGGAATCGCGGTATGGATCAGAACTCCGACGCGGGGGTGGACTGTTAAAGTCAGAATCGCGTGGCGTTCGACTGCTAGAACCGTAATCATCGCGGGGAGTTGATCGGGTTCCAGAACTGTAATCGTCGCGGGGAGTCGATCGACTAGAACCGTAATCGTCTCGTGGAGTCGATCGACCACCTGAACTGTAGGGATCGCGGTATTCGTCGCGGGTTGGATAATTCGGACGATAAGGAGGCTCAGGAGCAGGATTTAGCGCATATCCGCTGCGTCCACCGTTCCAGTAGTCATCGCGGTAATCGCGGCGATTGTCGTAGTAGTAATCGTCATCATCTTCCAAGAAGAAGTCTTTGATCGATTGCAGAATGCCGCCTTCGCCTTCTTCGAGTTTGTTCTGCTGATAGACTTCGCGATTGAGATCGTAAAGGGCATCTTTCAGGTCAGCTTCAGCAATATCGATTCCGCGATCGTCATTATTTGCCAGTGCTTCCCGCAGTCGTTGAACCAATGGTTCGATGCGATTGCGATACGGTGAAACAAATTGGAAGCCGAAATCCAAAGTCGCCTCTCGTAACTGCCGTTCAGCTTGATAAGTCATCGCTTCAGCACGATTGCGTTTTTCGACTTTTTCTTTTTTCAAATCGTCAAGGTCAGCGTATCGCTTCGCATCTTCGATCATTTGCTCGATCTCGATCGCACTCAAGTTCGATGCGCCTTGAATTGTGATGCTTTGTTCGCGTCCAGTGGTGCGATCCATTGCGGTCACTTGCAGAATGCCATTCGCATCGATATCAAATGCCACTTGAACTTGCGGAATTCCACGGGGTGCAGGGGGAATGCCCATCAGTTTGAAGCGCCCCAAGGATTTATTGCCCGAAGCCATCGATCGTTCTCCTTGAAGAACGTGAACTTCAACAACAGTTTGGTTGTCTTCAGAGGTTGAGAACACATCCGATCGACGAGTCGGAATCGTTGTTCCACGTGGAATCAGCGTTTTCATAATGCCGCCGATCGTTTCGAGTCCGACTGAAATCGGAGTGACATCGAGCAGGAGAATATCTTTCACTTCACCTGCGAGAATTCCGGCTTGAATTGCGGCTCCGACCGAGACGACTTCATCAGGGTTGACGTTCTGATTGGGTTCGAGATTGATCAGCGATCGGACCACTTCCTGCACCATTGGCATTCGGGTGCCGCCACCGACTAAGACCACTTCATCGATATCGCGTGGAGACAGTCCCGCATCTCGAAAGGCTTCTCTCAAGGGATTTCTCAAGCGAGAGAGCAAGTCTTCACACAAGCCTTCAAACTGCGATCGAGTCAGTCGCGTATTCAAGTGTTTTGGACCGTCTTGATCCGCTGCAATAAACGGCAAATTAATGTCAGTCACACCCACGCCCGAAAGTTCGATTTTCGCTTTTTCTGCGGCTTCAGTGAGTCGCTGTAACGATTGGCGTTCTTTGCGTAAATCGATTCCTTCCTGCTCTAAAAATTGCTCTGCCAGCCAGTTGACGATTTTTTTATCGAATTCGGCTCCCCCTAGTTGAGTGTCGCCGCTGGTTGATTTCACTTCAAATACGCCATCTCCGACATCGAGAATCGAGACATCGAACGTACCGCCACCGAGGTCAAACACCAGAATCGTTTCGCTCTGAACGCGATCGAGTCCATACGCCAACGATGCCGCAGTCGGTTCGTTCAAAATCCGCTTGACTTCTAATCCTGCGATTCGTCCGGCATCTCGTGTCGCTTGCCGTTGAGCATCATTGAAATAAGCAGGAACGGTAATCACGGCTCCGGTCACAGGTTCGCCCAAATAGCGAGAGGCTTCATCGGCTAATTTTTTCAAAATAATCGCCGAAATTTCTTCAGGTGCAAAATCTCGCTTGAGTCTGGGGCATTTCAGCTTAATATTTCCCGTTTCGTCTTTGCGAATGGTATAAGGAACCCGCTTCGATTCGGGACTGAGTTCGCTGTATTTGCGTCCCATGAAGCGTTTGACTTCAAAAAACGTATTCTGCGGGTCTAACACCGCTTGACGACGCGCCATCTGTCCGACCAGGCGTTCCTCGTCTTTATTTACGCCAACGACCGACGGCGTAGTTCTCATCCCTTCGGCATTGGCGATGACTACTGGCTTACCGCCCTCCATGACTGCCACGACCGAGTTGGTTGTACCCAGGTCAATCCCAACGACTCTACCCATTCGCTTTTCTAGCCTGCGATCATAAGGTTTTCTGGACTTATTCTATCTTGTCACTTCCACATCCGTTGTTCAGGCTGATCAGATGTGTCGATCGAAGCTTGATAATTTTAGCGGAATCAGTCGGAATGATATTAATAGCGTGAAAGTTAAAGCGGTATGAAATGGATTCTTGCCTTCGTTAGTGTATGGGTGTTTTTTGGAGAAACACAAGCAATTGCGGTTCCAGATTGGCGATCGACGGCTGAAATTACGTTATCTGAACCGCAAACGAATGAGATTCGCGTGGTAGTACGCCCAAAATTGCGACGGGTTTATCTGTACGAAGGGAAAGTGATTATCGCAAGTTATGCGATCGCGATCGGAAAACCCGGTTGGGAAACGCCGCCCGGTCAGTATCAGATCTTTTCAAAAGAAGTGAATCCGGTTTTCAAGAATTTCAAAACAGGCAAAATGATTCAACCGGGTCCAAATAATCCGTTAGGTGTTCGCTGGATTGGATTTTGGACAGATGGCAAAACGCAACTTGGATTTCACGGCACGAACGAACCGGAATTAATCGGGCAAGCCGTGTCTCATGGCTGTATCCGAATGCGAAATAAGGATGTCGTTGCGCTGTTTGAAAAGGTGTCGATCGGGACTCCTGTGATCGTTGAATGATAATCTAGATGTACTATTGCCGGAGGTTTTGCCATGACAGCCGAAGTGATGAAGCGATTGTTCACGGTCAAGCAATATCACCGCATGATCGAAACCGGAATTCTCCAAGAAGGCGATCGTGTAGAGTTAATTCGCGGAGAAATTGTAGAGATGGCGGCGATTGGAACGAGACATGCAGCAGGAGTAAGACGATTGAATCGATTGTTTTATGACAAATTTGGTCAGCAAGTTTTGATTTCGCCCCAAAATCCGGTTGAGGTCGATGAATATTCGGAGCCGGAGCCTGATATTGCAGTTCTTAGACCGCGTGCAGATTTCTACGTCTCTGCCCATCCCACTCCCAATGATGTGTTTTTGCTAGTCGAAGTTTCAGATTCAACGATTCGGTATGACCGAAGTGTCAAAATTCCGCTCTATGCCGAAGACAACATCACCGAAGCTTGGATCGTGGATGTGAATGCAGAGTTAGTCGAAGTCTATCGGCAACCGAGTGCAAGCGGATATCAATCGCTTCAGACTTACAGACGCGGACAATCGATCGAGCTTTTAGCCTTTCCGAATGTGTCGATTACGATTGACGAGATTCTGGGCTAACTTTGCGAGTCTGCCAGCGTTTGATCACCTTCGTAAGCTGATAAATTCCGAAACCAAAGAATCCAATCACGAGCAGTCCAGCAATGACCGGAACCGTGATTGCAAGAACAGATAGTAGAAGCGCGATCGCTAATTCCACCGCTGCAAAAATCGGATTAGTCAATCCACCGGAAGCCGCTGTCGAAGTTCCTCTCAGTACATTCGTAAGCAATTTTGTAATTCCAGCAGTTCCGCCACCCGCCACGATCGCTAATGTCCACTGAATTAACGGATTCATATCAGGTGCAACGGAAGCCGCTACGATCGTGCCTGCAATCATCGCCGCAGGTGTCGCGAGAAAATCTAGAGCATGGTCAAACCAGGGGATCGAATAGCCAATGACTTCGAGAACACTGGCGATCGCAAACAAATCAAACGCCTGCATACTTTCAATCCAATCAAAATCAGTGGGTAAATCGTAATGCCCAAAGACTGAAACACCGCTCAGAACTAAGAGCGGAATGAAGACACGAAATCCAGCCGCAGCACTTAAGCTAATTCCTAAAAGAAGTTCAATAACTGTATTAAATGTTAGATCCACTGGTTTGCCCTCAATGCCACTTTTAGTGTAGAAGGCGATCGCGTTTCATCAACTCTGCTAACCGAATCAGATCGAGTCGAGATATCCCACCCAGACGGTAGAGAACATTGATTAGATACTTAAAGTGCTGGGTATTAGGTGCTGAATATGAATTTAGAGAAAGGCTGTGAATGTTGTCAGCGTGGAGAATATGTAGAAGCGATCGCACATTTCGATCAAGCCATTCAAGAAGATACGAACTGCTCAAAAGCTTGGAATTTTCGCGCTAATGCGCTTTCTGCTCTGAAACGATATGCAGAAGCATTACAGAACTACGATCGAGCTACATTCCTCAGACCTGATTATCATCAGGCGTGGTTTAATCGCGGATTGCTATTGATGGAGATGGGCGCGTATGGGAATGCGATCGAATCTTACGATCGAGCAATTGATCACTATCCTGATCCTGCTTACATTCATGCAAGAGCTTCGATCGGACTAAGACAGAAATTAGTATTTGCGTAACTATCGCCGTCGAGCTTTACTGATCATTTTGCGCGACAGTCGGAGGGTGAGATCTTCTTTCTCTGCCCAATCTTGCAGCAATCGATAAAAGGTTTGTCGATCGTCATTTTTCAACACGGCAACCTGATCCGCTGTTTCAATCACATAAGGATAGCCACCCCCGATTACAACTTCAGCCCGAACCCAATCTAAGATACGATCGTGCCAACCTTCCTCATAAATCCACAGCGGTAGTTCAATTCGAGCCGGATAACTATCGCGATTCGTTTTCAGGTAAGTGAACACAATACGATCGCGATGACTGCCATACAAATCGCGCACTCCAGGACGTTGACAAAGAAATAGCGGAGTTCGATCGCCCCACTGCATCTGATTTTTAGCGCGGTTCAACAATTGAGCATCGTGAATCGTTTTGCTTTCAGGCAGATTACACAATCGCTGCAACATTTCTGTGAGATCTCTTGCACTCGAAGTATCCACATAACCAACAACCGGAACACGATAATCTTCACTTGCTTGTAAAACACTCCGAATACATCGGATATAGAACATCCGGGTTTCTTCGTCGAAGGCTTCTGAAAAAGTCGCAATCAATGAGCCATCAAAGAACGCGAGACAAGTTTGGCTTCCTGCATGTTCTTCCATGTATTGAACAATGCGATCGCATTCCATTTCAAAGCGTCGTAAGTTTACTCTGCGATCGGCTAAATCACCCCGCCCCACTTTCAAATCATTCGGAGTCATGACATCGAGAGTAATGTCTTTCTCGTACTTGCCTGCTTCAAGATGATCGTTCTCAAACCAGCCAATCTGTACTAAGGCAACCGGAATCGAGAAATCTTTGCTCGGATAGATTTGAGAGCCATCCACCGAGAAAGTCGAAATTCCGGTAATGCGATCGCGCACCCATTCCAAACTTTCCTCGCGATTCTGCCAGCTTAGATTCGAGTGCATAATCCATTCCGGAAACAGTCCCAACGGCTCGACCGGTCTTGCTCCACAGTCCTGCATATCCTCTAATGCGCTGAGTAATGCTCGATCGGACTTCTGCGACATCTGAATCAGTGCGGTTCCGTACTGTTGGAGCGCTTGAAGGGCAGAGCGATCGAACGACATGAAGTCCTCACGTTTACGATCGAGCAAGCTCAAAATCTCAGAAGGCTTGGTTGGCATGACTCGCACCAGTTGGTATTGAAGTACTATATCAAACGTTTTCGATCGCGGCGAAATCCACACCCAGATCTTGGTATTGTGGATCTAATAGCAATTCAAATTTATCAATGCCTGCCACGATCGATTCTCAAATTACTGCATTTCCCCTCGCTGCCGTTGTCGGTCAAGAAGCGATTAAACTCGCGCTGCTTCTTGCTGCTGTTGATCCAGGTTTAGGTGGAGTGGTCATCGCTGGACGACGCGGAACTGCTAAATCTGTGATGGCGCGGGCGATTCATGCACTTCTGCCGCCGATCGAGGCTGTGAAAGATTCGGTCAGCAACTGTGAACCGAACGCGATCGCAGAATGGGATGATTTCACGCTAGAACAATTCGGGAATGTCGAAGAAGTCCCGACCGAAATCATTCGCGCTCCTTTTGTGCAGATTCCATTAGGTGTGACGGAAGATCGACTACTCGGATCAGTTGATGTCAGTCAATCGATCAAACAAGGTGAAACGGTCTTTCAGCCTGGACTGTTGGCAGAAGCAAATCGAGGCGTGTTGTATGTTGATGAAATCAATCTCTTAGATGATCAGATTTCTAATTTATTGCTGTCAGTTTTAACTGATGGACGCAATCAAATCGAGCGCGAAGGCATTAGTTTCCAGCATCCTTGTAAGCCGTTGTTGATTGCAACCTACAATCCTGAAGAAGGAACATTGCGAGAACATTTGCTCGATCGCATTGCGATTTCCCTCTCTGCGGATGTGGTGTTGGGACTTGACGATCGAGTTCAAGCCGTGGAACAAGCAACCCGCTATTCTAATTCGCCTCAAACATTCCTCGAACAATACAACGAAGACATTGACGCGCTGAAAACACAAATTATCTTGGCGCGAGAATGGCTCAAAGATGTTCAGATTAGTTCAGATCAGATTGAGTACTTAGTCACTGAAGCCGTTCGTGGCGGAGTTCAAGGACATCGAGCGGAATTGTTCGCGCTTCGAGTGGCAAAAGCTCATGCCGCTTTAGAAGGTCGGACTCAGGTGAATGCAGAGGACTTGAGGAAGGCGGTCGAATTGGTGATTATTCCTCGATCGACGATCGTTCAAACTCCACCTGAAGAAGCCCCGCCACCCCCGCCGCCACCCCCACCACAAGATCAATCTGATCAAGAGCAAGACCAGCAAGAAGATCAGGAAGACCAAGACGAACCAGAAGACCAACCAGAGCAAGATACACCCAACATTCCAGAAGAATTCGTCTTTGATCCAGAGGGCGTAATTCTTGATCCTGAAGTGTTGTACTTTGCTCAGATGGCAACGCGACAAGGAAAATCGGGAAGCCGCACGATCGTACTTTCTGAAGATCGCGGACGCTATATTAAACCGATGCTTCCGAAAGGGAAAGTTCGACGAATTGCAGTCGATGCAACGCTCAGAACTGCTGCGCCCTATCAAAAATCGAGAAGAGCGAGATCCGAAGAACTTCCGGCTGGTCGTAAACGGGTCTTTGTTGAAGAAACGGACATTCGAGCAAAACGACTGGCACGAAAAGCGGGTGCATTGATCGTGTTTGTCGTGGATGCGTCTGGATCAATGGCACTCAATCGCATGAATGCCGCGAAAGGTGCTGTTTTAAGCTTGCTTACAGAGGCGTATCAAAATCGAGATCAAGTTTCATTGATTCCGTTCCGAGGTGAACAGGCTGAAGTTCTCTTACCGCCGACTCGATCGATTGAAGCCGCAAAACGTAGGCTCGATCGCTTACCTTGTGGTGGCGGTTCTCCCTTAGCTCATGGACTGACTCAAGCCGTTCGAGTCGGACTGAATGCAAAACAA contains:
- a CDS encoding DUF565 domain-containing protein translates to MQNTRLSTIVDTTAGQLNQFFRNPWRRTSLLIIGLLLGFFLGSAISTSAGQKAELDIVQAFVLLLATEVVSRFTYGGSSRFRRMLIAEFLNALKLGLIYSLFLEAFKLGS
- a CDS encoding DnaJ C-terminal domain-containing protein, which translates into the protein MQSFRNYYEILGVANDASADEIKRSYRRLARQYHPDLNPGNKAAEDKFKAIGEAYGVLSDSVKRAEYDQLGGFWKQPGFGRGGRNDKEKFGKFRTFNDFYDEILSRRTPAPEPEFDPVPRRTQTTRTVRTAAPPPPRQEPDPFRPGTSKESYTVKPPKQKRDAEARLTVPLEKAYSGGRERIRLEDGRSLEVDMPPHMVSGQKVRLREQGVNGGDLYLNIEVSPHPFFRLEGSDISCKLPITPSEAVLGAPVEVPTLDGLVKMVVPAGVRSGQRLRLANKGYPDVNGDRGDQIVELTIAIPKELSEQERELYEKLRQAETFNPRKDLPV
- a CDS encoding homocysteine biosynthesis protein, with the protein product MRTLAEINQKIERGQAIVRTVEEVKAQVAEMGVAETAKIVDVVTTGTFEPMEASGAILNLGQTDPPIKIRQCWLDGVPTYAGFGAVDLYLGASQLVEYPTGGEPLDNDDRESPEVRQRQRGGGHVIEDLIAGKSVSLRAIGQVTDCYPRSSFETTISRDTINQFYLFNPRNLYQNFIVGVNGGDRPLFTYLGALQPQLGNAVFSNPGAISPLLNDPDLQLIGIGSRIFLGGGIGYIAWEGTQHFPLQKRLPNRTPIGPASTLALIGDAKQMDAKWVRGCYFRGYGSSLMLGVGIPLPVLSEEVIAHCAVRDKDLVAPIVDFSIPRRVRPTFGLVSYAQLKSGRLTIDGKSVRVAPLASIYLSRQVALELKNWIESGAFTLTESVAPIPSDRTFIPQDMRGS
- a CDS encoding low temperature requirement protein A — translated: MNRSSSHTLKLISRENRSDERHASWLELFFDLVFVVAIAELAHFLHAHLDWGGIGTFAALFIPIWWLWIDFSYYADQFDVEQGVYRLVMLGIMFGMIVLALTIPEALQEGSARFAGVYAGLRLVIVGLYFQAWRLVPEARELTGRYTLSFTIALLFWMVSIVVPPPVRFVLWGIALLIEISNGPITYATIRSVPVQVSHMDERFGLFVIIVLGEAIVAVAGGVSDIQWQWQETMTAISGFITAVSLWWLYFECAETSVINQALQSNRKRVLLRSYVYGYSHVLLFAGIVAAGVGIQTAIEGVDRGDLSIAARTILCGGLGLYLIGLSAVQWATERSLPNSILLGRLFAAIVCFTLIGFGGVLSPVALMSGLTVVFVGLIQIESQY
- the dnaK gene encoding molecular chaperone DnaK, with protein sequence MGRVVGIDLGTTNSVVAVMEGGKPVVIANAEGMRTTPSVVGVNKDEERLVGQMARRQAVLDPQNTFFEVKRFMGRKYSELSPESKRVPYTIRKDETGNIKLKCPRLKRDFAPEEISAIILKKLADEASRYLGEPVTGAVITVPAYFNDAQRQATRDAGRIAGLEVKRILNEPTAASLAYGLDRVQSETILVFDLGGGTFDVSILDVGDGVFEVKSTSGDTQLGGAEFDKKIVNWLAEQFLEQEGIDLRKERQSLQRLTEAAEKAKIELSGVGVTDINLPFIAADQDGPKHLNTRLTRSQFEGLCEDLLSRLRNPLREAFRDAGLSPRDIDEVVLVGGGTRMPMVQEVVRSLINLEPNQNVNPDEVVSVGAAIQAGILAGEVKDILLLDVTPISVGLETIGGIMKTLIPRGTTIPTRRSDVFSTSEDNQTVVEVHVLQGERSMASGNKSLGRFKLMGIPPAPRGIPQVQVAFDIDANGILQVTAMDRTTGREQSITIQGASNLSAIEIEQMIEDAKRYADLDDLKKEKVEKRNRAEAMTYQAERQLREATLDFGFQFVSPYRNRIEPLVQRLREALANNDDRGIDIAEADLKDALYDLNREVYQQNKLEEGEGGILQSIKDFFLEDDDDYYYDNRRDYRDDYWNGGRSGYALNPAPEPPYRPNYPTRDEYRDPYSSGGRSTPRDDYGSSRSTPRDDYSSGTRSTPRDDYGSSSRTPRDSDFNSPPPRRSSDPYRDSSQNSEYYDYGTPRQDRSPRGNDDSIPPRRDNYDAPPRSRSDYDADYYNDRSSRDDTPRKRPSRPNYQQDNWDDEDDWL
- a CDS encoding L,D-transpeptidase, with the translated sequence MKWILAFVSVWVFFGETQAIAVPDWRSTAEITLSEPQTNEIRVVVRPKLRRVYLYEGKVIIASYAIAIGKPGWETPPGQYQIFSKEVNPVFKNFKTGKMIQPGPNNPLGVRWIGFWTDGKTQLGFHGTNEPELIGQAVSHGCIRMRNKDVVALFEKVSIGTPVIVE
- a CDS encoding RNA-guided endonuclease TnpB family protein — encoded protein: MEQAFKYRFYPTPEQESLLRRTLGCVRLVYNRALNARTEAWYERQETIDYVKTSALLTGWKQQEDLQFLNEVSCVPLQQGLRHLQKAFSNFFAGRTKYPNFKKKRNGGSAEFTKSAFKWKDGKVVLAKCAEPLSIRWSRQLPQGCEPSTITVGLSPSGRWHISVLVDNPSIKPLPAVQKSVGLDLGITSLIATSDDEKIANPKPFERLRKKLKRVQKALSRKQKGSNNRDKARIQVARILAKIADSRKDFLHKLTTQLIRENQTIAVEDLAVKNMVKNPKLARQIADAAWGELVRQLSYKAKWYGRTLVKIDRWFPSSKRCGNCGHIVASLPLNVREWDCPTCGAHHDRDTNAARNILAVGHTVAVCGANVRPDSHEVKGQLRKTSNGKKQKPKS